accacccagagatcaagagtcacttgctctaccaactgaactaGCCAGGAGCCTGGGTCATAGAATATATTCTGTAAGAATTAAATAGCTCAATGTATGGTCGTTTTGTAAATGCATTTTGAATATTTGGGGGAAGTATTCTGTACTGGTTGTGTGCATTGTACTAAATTTTCTAATCACGTAAatcttctatattctttttttaattcttgttatatttttgtatgtttgaacTATTGGTTATTTTCGATTTTGTCATTTGTATATACTTTGAGGCTACATTAACAAATGCATAAAGCATAGAATTCTTGTATCTTCCTTGTGAATCAAACCCGAATTGAACACTTACGAAGTGTTCATCTTTATCACTAGtattgcttttcattttagaCTACATGTGGCCTAACATTAATGTAATATCAGCTTGTTTTGATTTCGTGTGTACAAGAAACATCTTTTTCTAGTAGTTTCCTACTTCTATTATGCTTATGTTTTAATGTCTCTTTTAAACACCTAcatttcatggggtgcctgggtggctcagttaagcatccagctcttaatttcagctcaggtcacgatctctcagtttgtgagatccagccctgtggcaggctccacggtgagcctgcttgggattatctctcaaaaataaacaaacgttaaaaaaaaaaataaatgcgtatatttgagatatttttaatcCAGTCAAATAACCTCTACAGATTAATAGGAATATTTaccttatttacatttaatataattactgatCTATTTGGATTTAAATCTACCATTTTAATAAGGTCTCCCTTTTTGTTCTGCCTGTTCTTTGTTGTGCATCTTCTTTTGGATtgctttattatatttacattaataaaCTAATAGGTTAATGAGTTAAtagattatattaattattaatatgaataataatgtgttattattatattctattaTGCTAGTTTTTTCCCTCTATTTGGAAACTGTACCCTTGTTTACTATTCTTTTAGTAACTAACCTTGAAGTTCCAATGCTACTACTTGACCTAATGAATACTGCTATTATTTGGGACTtttaccttttacttttcttGGGGGGGGTAacctctacgcccaacatggggcttgaactcttgaccccctgagatcaagaatttcacgctctacagactgagccagcaaggGGCCCCAGCACTATTaccttttttccaaaaaaaaatttttaaattcttttcctttatcaCTCCGGTTGTGACCCCCTCAACttatgtgctttttcttttttcaattctcttggacaTATTCCTAacagtggaattgctaggtcatatggtaactctaggTTAAGCATTTtcaactaccaaactgtttttcaaagcagcTGTACTTTTTTTACAATCCCAACAGCAGTGTATgggggctccaatttctccacatccttaccaacacttgctattgtctCTGTTTTAGTCCAATTGTCCTcgcaggtgtgaagtggtatttcattgtgggcTTGATGAGCATTTTCCTAATGACCTtgttgaacatcctttcatgtgattactggccatttgtataccatctctggagaaatgtccattcaaatcctttgccctttTTGAAATTGGCTTATGTGTCTTTTTATGGTTGCATTACaagacttatttatatattttggatataaagaaattggatttgctaatattttctccccttctatGGGTTGCCTGTCCCCTTTCCTGTCTCCCTTGaagcaattttattttgatgaactttttttttgaagaaataaacgTTGCAGAGAGTTGAAGCTCCCGTCTATGACCCAATTTCGCTGCCTCCCTCTTCAGAGATTACTATTCTAAATGTGATCTTTTTAATTccccaattttgttttgttttttaattatgcaaAATACCCATAAATGTTAACATCTTAACCACTGCAAGGTGTACGGATCAGTGGCACTAAGTATATTCACACAATTTGCCACCAACACCACATCCAgctctagagtttttttttttcatcttgcacaGTTGAAACTCTATCCCAATTAAACCCTAATCTTCCATTTTTCGCTCAGGCCCTgtaaccaccattctgctctcCATGAATGTTGTAAATACCTCCTATGAATAGaatcacagtatttgtctttgtgtgactGGCTTATGTCAACTTAGCATAAggtcttcaaagttcatccattttTCGCTCAGGCCCTgtaaccaccattctgctctcCATGAATGTTGTAAATACCTCCTATGAATAGaatcacagtatttgtctttgtgtgactGGCTTATGTCAACTTAGCATAAggtcttcaaagttcatccatgttgtagcaggagTCAGGATCTCCTTCCTTTTAAGggttgaataacattccattgtgtgtgtgtacatcacaTTTGctaatccattcatctataaatGGACACTTGTTATAAATGTGTCTATTTGTCTATAGCCCAGTGGGCTAGATCTTCTATTGACCTCTACCTCTGTATCATATTTTTGAATGGATTTcaattatgtatattatttagaGGCACTCTGGCTATAGGAGGGGTAGGCAGACCTTGACCAGCACACCAAATTTGTCCCACTGcctgttatatatatttaattccattggaacacagccacattcattcatttatctattgtctatggctgctttcatgctacaacagCAGAATTGAGGGACTGGGGCAAAAACCATAtggcaaaacctaaaatatttactatctggcccctTAAGTAAGTCTGCTGTTTCCAAGGCAATAGTAACAAATAGATTCCAAAATGTGTAACAGCTCAAACACCAGCTTCTCTTCCACAGCATAGTCCAAAGCCAGCAGTTTTCTCCATGTTTGATTCATGTACACAGGATGCTTCCACTGCACGGCTCTGCAATCCCCAAGGGCCTCCATGTCTTTGCCTTGAGCTAGTAGAAGGGGATCAAGAACCTGGAGGGGACCCCCGTACTCCTTTAGCCTCGGTCCAGGAACGGAACTCATTTCTCACTCATGATTCATCAGCAAGAACTAGGTGCCTGACAATATCTCAAAGTAAAGAACGGCACATTCATGCCTCCTCCCAGTGACACAAGCTACAAATTTCAGTGGGAGGCCAGCTGTCTCAGCCATGCCAACACCCAGCAAGTGAAGAATCAGAATGAGCAAGAAAGCAGGCTGATATGGCTTGATTTCAGGAGATGGGCTTTTTCTGCCTGGAGAGGGCCAGATGGAATATTATAGAAAGCCAGAATGAAGAGCAGGCCTTTCAAAGATTCAGATAAAACCAGGTATCATCAAGCAGTTgctaaaaggagagagagagagagagagcccttccTTGGGATATGGTTAGACCAGCTCATGGACTCTTAACCTGGATCAAGAATTGagtgttgggggcgcctgggtggcttagtcagttgagcgtcggacttttgctcagatcatgatctcgtggttttttagttcaagacccacatcaggctctctgctgacagtgccaAGCccactttgcatcctctgtctccctctctctctgcccctcattcgctcacacacactctctctctcccactctctcaaaaataaatattaaaaaaaaaaaagaattgagtgtTGGTGGTCTAATGACACCCCAATACAGTCTGAAAGTTTACACAGGTAAATAGGTTTCTTCTTGAGCTTTCTGAAGGCTCCAAGAATTCTCTGACCCCCCTCCAAAAAGTTACAAACAAAACTAAGTGTGGTCTAAAATTCCTTCCACATCCTGGAAGCTGCTGAGTGGGGGCATAAGCAATCCATCACCATCAGTTTGTTATTTGGAAAAACTGACCACATCTTAGGccattttggtttttgcttttctattttgttagtTATAAAGTCAGGTTTCCCCACCCAAACCCAGAAATCAGTggtagaaaaataacaaaggaaaaaccCCTAAGCCATCTCATAAAAACCTGAGAGCACAGGCTGAGCGTGTGCCAGGGGCGGGGGGAATGGACAGATGACGGTCCATCGAGGGTTAAGGTGGAGGTATCCGGGGCATGGAAGTGGTCATCCGCTCTACCTGCTGACCTTCCCTGGGTCTTCGTCAGCAGGATCACGGCACGCCAACCTTCAATACAAGAGCTGGTAAACGGTGGCACTGTTCTTGGAGCCTGTGACCAGATACTGGTTGTCAGAGGACACATCACAACACAGGATATCTGTAGACTCCTCTGCCTACAAGGAAAGAGAAGCCAAGAGTGACTACAGGCAGGGGCCAGGCTCGGGCCAGAGATGAAGGCCTCACTTAGGACTGTGTCAAGGCTAAGGAcagacctgagcctcagtctggAGACAACAGGGCAGGTCTCGTGGTTCAAGGTGAAGCCCATGAGTTCACTGGACCTTGGGTCCTCATTCCCCTTGATGTATTAAACGGCCCAGATACCACCCCGGAGGTACTTTCCAGCACTGTCCTTGGGACCTGACATAATGGATCTGAGGCTATGAGCTCTGAGTGCCTGGGTgtgcccatccctcctcccaatACCTGAAACAACCTTTGTAGAGAAGGTGCAGTTAAGCAATGGATCGATTCATCCAGCGTGGTCACAAAATAGCTCCCTGGCAAAGGAAAGGCAGATGGAGAGGCCAGACACCAAGCTTGCATTCCAATCCCAGCCTCATTCCCAAGGGGACTAGGGAAAGGGCAactccttctctgcctcagtttccccatctacaaaATCAGAGATAAGACCCAAGCCATTCCTTCATCTGGTCCTACCCTCCTGCTACACGTGGGATCATGGTCAGTATCACTGAACCAAAAAAAGGACAATCAGATGGGATTTCATGTCTCTTCTGCCTGCCTGTGTCTTCAGGCTGCTGTTCTGTGTAGGAAGGCACCATtacagagagagccagaaaggacagggagggggacagaagacaAACAGGGTGCCAGACCACAGCGGGAGAGGAAGCGGTGGGGAAGGGTAGGTGGGTGCAGAGGCAAGAGCAGCAGGCAGGAGAGTCGACACCTGGGTCTTGGCTTGGCTGCGCTTGGGGCTGGAGGGTGAGGAACAGACCCTGCAACAAGGCTGGGCCCAGATTCTGCAGATAGGTAGACACCCCATGGTGTGACAGGGCCCCTAGAGGTGTCACCTGGCTTCAACTCACCACAGGAGGAAAACTTGAGGTTGTGGTGGTGGAtgtatttgttaaagaaaatctTCAACTTCTCCCTCCGGTGCGTGTGTAGGATTATGATGTCACTGTTTCTCAAGCCTACTAGCACCCACTCTTCACTGGGGTCATGGGTAATGCTAAGGATCTATTTGGGAAAAAAACTggagtcaggggtgcctgggtagctcagttggttaagtgtccaacttcatctcaggtcatgatctcccagttcatggattcaggccccgtgttgggctctgtgctgacagctcagagcctggagcctgcttcagattctgtgtctccctctctctctgtgtgcctcccATGCTTCTGCtagcgctcactctctctctctcaaaaataaacgttaagaaaaaattttttaattaaaaaaagaaaagaaaagaaaagaaaaaggactagaGTCAGTGCTCCAAGCTGCCAACACCATCATTTGTGTCTCCTCTTGAAACCCGGCTCTTCCTCCTGCAGgacccccagctcccagccaccGTGACTGCCCTCAGCCCTGGCACCTCATGCCGGAAATGGTGCTCCTGCACCCTCTGGTAGCTCCTCAGGTCCCAGGAATACAGGCTGGCGTCTTCACCTCCTGTCCAGAACTTATTGCCTGCGATGTCCACGCATCGGGATCCATATTCAGGGACTTCGTGCTTCCTGGAGGGAAAACAACTCATAGAGATTCACGCACTGGTTAAACACTGGGAAGTTCTGGGCCCAGGAAGCCCCCAGGAGTGCCCCCCCACCATATATTCTCCTCACAGATTCCCCTGATCCTACCGCACAGAGTGGGGAAGCGCTGTCCAGAAAGGGACACAGGCTTTCCCAAACACCTTACTGTCAAGCCCTCCCCTAGGTCATACCTGATCAAGATTTGGTTCTGCAAGTCCCAAATCTCAACAAATCCTTTGAAACAAGCCAAGCAGATCTGGGCATTGGAGGAGAGAGCCAGGGAATAGCACATGGGGCCTGTGCAGGCCAGCTGTGCCCTGACGCGAGGCGTGGGTGCCAGATCCCAAAGAGTCAGGTTCCGGGACAGACCCCCAGTGATCAGACTCTGCTCATCAGGCAGCAGCTTGCAGGCGAGGACACGGCTCTGATGGTCCTGCAGGGACAGTTCCCACCCTCACATCACCACCTTAAGGCACAGGGTCAGAGTCTCACGCCAGAGATCATACCCGGGCTCCCCAGGCCTATCCCAAACACCCCTCACCTGGAAGTCCAGCTGGGCCTGTGGGGCCTTGTTGCAGGCATGCAGAGCGCTCTCGTCCCACACCTTAATGTAGCCGTGCCCACATGTGTACACGTGGTGAGTCGAGCCGCTGATGGCAATGGCGTAGACCTTCTTTCCATGGCGGACATTGCCAACCTTCCAGGACTCCCGTGGGGCTCTCTGCCTGACCACCACTTCATCAGGAACGGGAGGCTAGGGACAGGAGAAGGTAGGCGGCCATCAAAGGGCATAGCCCCGGCCTACTGTCATCCACAGCCTGCTGGTCCGCTGGTTGAATTCCTAACTGTTCACCCAACAGCCCTCTCTGACCCGGGGCGAAACCATGTTCTTATCTGGGGACCCCAGACCATAGACATCCTCCTGCACTAGCCACATGGTGCCCAGGCTTCCCTCCTTGACACACAGAGCCACATTTTGAGACAATTCTGTGCACCAGCAGGAAGAGCAGGACCCGGCACAGCGCCCCCCGCGGACACAGCTTTCGAAGAGGTGACACTGTGAGCTGAGAGCCCTACATCTTGGTGACGAGGGCAGGGTAGCCTAGCTCAGAAGAAGTAGGGAGCTGCAGgaccaccccaccaccaccaccaccaccaccgcctaagggagagagaatgagg
The Lynx canadensis isolate LIC74 chromosome E2, mLynCan4.pri.v2, whole genome shotgun sequence genome window above contains:
- the TLE7 gene encoding transducin-like enhancer protein 7 → MNREKEGASFSTLRIYDEPEEWRNVLESSGISSQHEHQAESQAEGEYGMPQQPPAPQTSHGPVYQEMSSGTPQQWVLQPLDRSELQASWLSEAEPEAAAELDRSFLPGPECGQPCPSPPPSEEVWSFLRAIPPVPDEVVVRQRAPRESWKVGNVRHGKKVYAIAISGSTHHVYTCGHGYIKVWDESALHACNKAPQAQLDFQDHQSRVLACKLLPDEQSLITGGLSRNLTLWDLAPTPRVRAQLACTGPMCYSLALSSNAQICLACFKGFVEIWDLQNQILIRKHEVPEYGSRCVDIAGNKFWTGGEDASLYSWDLRSYQRVQEHHFRHEILSITHDPSEEWVLVGLRNSDIIILHTHRREKLKIFFNKYIHHHNLKFSSCGSYFVTTLDESIHCLTAPSLQRLFQAEESTDILCCDVSSDNQYLVTGSKNSATVYQLLY